The following are encoded together in the Humulus lupulus chromosome 5, drHumLupu1.1, whole genome shotgun sequence genome:
- the LOC133778941 gene encoding secreted RxLR effector protein 161-like, protein MEANAKLCAHEGKDLQDGAMYRQLVGSLIYLTLTRPDISYAVGVASWYMQHPKKPHLEVVQQMLRYVKDTINYGLLYKKDDEVKIVGYCDADYAGDHDTCRSSTGYVFMLGSGAISWCSKRQPPVSLLTIEAEYRAAAMAAQEKNPIFHARTKHVEVHYHFLREKVLQEEIEMQQINTNDQVTDIFTKGLSTTKFSKVRTQLNLIKREET, encoded by the exons ATGGAAGCTAATGCCAAGTTATGCGCGCATGAAGGGAAGGACTTGCAAGATGGAGCAATGTACCGACAGCTGGTTGGTAGTCTAATTTATCTAACATTGACTCGACCAGATATCTCGTATGCAGTTGGTGTAGCAAGTTGGTATATGCAACACCCAAAGAAACCTCATTTGGAAGTAGTGCAACAAATGCTGAGGTATGTCAAAGATACCATTAACTATGGTCTCTTATATAAGAAAGATGACGAGGTTAAGATAGTTGGATACTGTGATGCTGATTATGCTGGAGATCATGATACCTGTCGATCAAGTACTGG gtaTGTATTCATGCTTGGATCTGGAGCAATATCTTGGTGTAGCAAAAGGCAACCACCGGTGTCCTTGTTAACCATTGAAGCAGAATATAGAGCAGCAGCAATGGCAGCTCAGGAAA AAAATCCAATATTTCATGCAAGGACAAAGCACGTGGAAGTGCATTATCATTTTCTGAGAGAAAAAGTGCTTCAAGAAGAAATAGAGATGCAACAAATCAACACAAATGATCAAGTTACTGACATATTCACCAAAGGACTAAGCACAACCAAGTTTTCGAAAGTCAGAACTCAACTAAACCTCATCAAACGAGAAGAAACTTAG